In Streptomyces sp. DG2A-72, one genomic interval encodes:
- a CDS encoding tetratricopeptide repeat protein — protein MTTEMAENLAARVAKIRFETADGRVFLGSGFLLARGLVLTARHIVTKASEYDADGRVPARRFTVKLEGSASSAAAVTEIVPLEADGLDAALLIVPDLDEPRGTATLGGTHHGVQTLENCRIIGYPVAGVESGSTSPRPIVVRVNLAPVVDDDTAIEIQVIDPRPRADEDWGGISGAGVIGPGGHLLGIVTSVPTQWDGRLRGVSIAAVQSAARQRAANALEPLQRLPLVDLSARPSLFGTESWAGDPPRLPDTDASLFAFVNYRYRQVEFVNDGPSGAVLDSIVDWANDLPQRPDIRIGRLTGPAGVGKSRIAAEACRRLTRDRRTMWQAGFADYDKLAGTHSFVTPHFIVFDYAEHQHDMLGMFIENLYAQAINDGHLGASIRLLVITRSEEAWPGELRTRTADLPSLLTGSFDLTTQAFDEQDVRERHAEAAYRSFSKAVGGPDAPRELPAEEVRRIAEYDRPLLVHVAALLAASGRAVPISAADDSARLVLDTLIDVEVDRLARSSTAHTDGASALADRGRAKQALCVMTLTAPTVQDLVELLESTPAFEGEPERTRSDVANALHRRYPAAAVADGAPGALLAPIEPDLIASHLLATTEGRAALVERLVVSRAVAAHPAYLARLLNTLALATDDYPEVSDDLRAHLGQSLAQLVGSADASQSLSELLQAHLRRLVDVAVELAGRQDLRAARQLTTALGLPYLTGADVINEAAYHAHYTVPHPHEALDGLGAALAARGVDYRAASGEPEDVYAVYLNYGNRLRYLGEATRALDAVRTGIDYLERAVKSGRRDRRETLAAALHNLAGALSAADEYEEALRTAGRAVDLLTELAAEDRGKHLHFLSLAQGQYSAELRRAERAPEALTVSRQAFQGYEELAHWGHKAYRAYLPYMTQITAGLADALARNDEPNESLMLHQYSAFLAEELVDQDRAASLSELAAQTNGLAVSYYVLGRMDDAVAANSRTVAVYEELVEDDKERYLRPLLRAYETAIRFRCAAGQDLETALRICNQGRAIAESLEKTNQEFVGDLGFRLRMADTDLGLKFTRAMKQTIEILIDQARGRLHRDRDPDDWQTAPPIMFDGTSVDPATLDGLEELKQSMEEGDKIHVYTDNRLLPPRLEELVRFIRSEPAIGFGMLAAPPNERLGACLRALPSVAEALQANVVDSSGQEQLDDFLAIHGYLSRLDPDDRAHWGSFKLAVGALGMLGGSAVRLGAQSEIFRAIVPGILRYTYLAGDHLAGLTTGWFIKSVWDAFDPDDPNSIGPDDPDFIALNDRFAGNVYVSGDHGRALALWKDVVHRRERVLGPDHQRTIVATGNLAGCLVAFDEFDQAEDLYESAIERGRRVLELDHPDVLRLRSNQAGLLFRRGRYDEALLRQQDLLQRYKNILGADHQESLGAAGDLALTLLELKRYAHAQVLAEDTLERAQRIFGVDDPRTRRYEARLEQINEALEAYEDDAEDEDDED, from the coding sequence CGGCGTCCAGACGTTGGAGAACTGCCGGATCATCGGATACCCGGTCGCGGGCGTCGAATCCGGCTCCACGTCGCCCAGGCCGATCGTCGTGCGGGTGAACCTCGCCCCCGTGGTCGACGACGACACGGCGATCGAGATTCAGGTCATCGACCCGAGGCCACGGGCCGACGAGGACTGGGGCGGGATCTCGGGGGCGGGCGTGATCGGCCCGGGCGGGCATCTGCTGGGCATCGTGACCAGCGTCCCCACTCAGTGGGACGGCCGCCTGCGCGGCGTCTCGATCGCCGCGGTCCAGTCGGCGGCCCGGCAGCGCGCGGCGAACGCACTCGAACCGCTGCAGCGTCTTCCCCTCGTCGATCTGTCGGCGCGGCCGTCGCTCTTCGGCACCGAGAGCTGGGCCGGTGACCCACCGCGGCTGCCCGACACCGACGCGAGCCTCTTCGCCTTTGTGAACTACCGGTACCGCCAGGTCGAGTTCGTCAACGACGGCCCGAGCGGCGCGGTACTCGACAGCATCGTCGACTGGGCGAACGATCTGCCGCAGAGACCGGATATCAGGATCGGGCGGCTCACCGGCCCGGCCGGGGTGGGCAAGTCCAGGATCGCCGCCGAGGCCTGCCGGAGGCTCACCCGTGACCGACGGACGATGTGGCAGGCGGGATTCGCCGACTACGACAAGCTCGCCGGCACGCACAGCTTCGTCACGCCGCATTTCATCGTCTTCGACTATGCCGAGCACCAGCACGACATGCTGGGCATGTTCATCGAGAACCTCTATGCGCAGGCGATCAATGACGGTCACCTCGGCGCCTCGATCCGGCTCCTCGTCATCACCCGCAGCGAGGAGGCCTGGCCGGGAGAGCTCCGTACCCGCACTGCCGATCTCCCCTCGCTGCTCACCGGCTCCTTCGACCTGACCACCCAGGCGTTCGATGAGCAGGATGTCCGCGAACGGCATGCCGAGGCCGCTTATCGCTCCTTCAGCAAGGCCGTCGGCGGACCGGACGCGCCGCGGGAGCTGCCGGCCGAAGAGGTCCGGCGGATCGCCGAGTACGATCGGCCGCTGCTGGTCCACGTCGCCGCCTTGCTGGCGGCCTCCGGCCGGGCGGTGCCCATCTCCGCCGCCGACGACTCGGCGCGGCTGGTCCTTGACACGCTCATCGACGTCGAAGTCGACCGTCTGGCCAGGTCGAGCACGGCGCATACGGACGGCGCGAGCGCGCTGGCGGATCGCGGCCGGGCGAAGCAGGCGCTCTGCGTCATGACTCTCACGGCTCCGACTGTGCAGGATCTTGTGGAACTGCTCGAATCAACGCCCGCTTTCGAGGGCGAGCCGGAGCGGACCCGCAGCGACGTCGCCAACGCGCTGCACCGGCGCTACCCGGCCGCGGCCGTCGCGGACGGAGCCCCAGGCGCCCTTCTCGCGCCGATCGAACCAGATCTGATCGCCTCTCACCTGCTCGCGACCACGGAGGGCCGAGCCGCTCTCGTCGAGCGACTCGTCGTTTCGCGCGCGGTCGCGGCACACCCGGCGTATCTCGCGCGCCTGCTCAACACCCTCGCGCTCGCCACGGACGACTACCCCGAGGTCAGTGACGATCTCAGAGCCCACCTGGGGCAGTCCCTCGCTCAACTCGTCGGCAGCGCCGACGCCTCGCAATCGCTCTCGGAACTGCTCCAGGCGCACCTGCGGCGCCTGGTGGACGTCGCCGTGGAACTCGCCGGGCGGCAGGACCTGAGGGCGGCACGGCAGCTGACCACCGCACTCGGCCTGCCCTACCTGACCGGGGCGGATGTCATCAACGAGGCCGCGTACCACGCTCACTACACCGTGCCGCACCCGCACGAGGCGCTCGACGGGCTCGGGGCCGCGCTCGCGGCTCGGGGTGTGGATTACCGCGCCGCCTCGGGTGAACCCGAGGACGTGTATGCCGTTTACCTGAACTACGGCAACCGCCTGCGCTATCTCGGCGAGGCGACCAGGGCTCTGGACGCTGTCAGGACCGGAATCGACTACCTCGAGCGCGCGGTCAAATCCGGCCGGCGAGACCGGCGGGAAACATTGGCGGCCGCGCTGCACAATCTGGCCGGCGCTCTCTCGGCCGCCGACGAATACGAAGAAGCCCTGCGCACGGCCGGACGCGCGGTGGACTTGCTGACGGAGCTCGCCGCCGAAGACCGTGGGAAACACCTCCACTTCCTGTCACTTGCGCAGGGCCAATACAGCGCCGAGTTGCGCAGGGCGGAGCGCGCGCCCGAGGCTCTCACAGTGTCTCGCCAGGCCTTCCAGGGCTACGAGGAGCTGGCTCACTGGGGCCACAAGGCGTACAGGGCCTATCTGCCGTACATGACCCAGATCACGGCAGGGCTCGCCGACGCCCTCGCCCGCAACGATGAGCCGAACGAGTCCCTCATGCTGCACCAGTACAGCGCTTTTCTCGCCGAGGAACTCGTGGACCAGGACAGGGCCGCCTCCCTCAGCGAACTGGCGGCCCAGACCAACGGACTCGCCGTGAGCTATTACGTCCTCGGCAGAATGGACGACGCGGTCGCCGCGAACTCCAGGACCGTCGCGGTCTACGAGGAACTCGTCGAGGACGACAAGGAGCGGTACCTCCGCCCTCTCCTGAGAGCGTATGAGACGGCGATCAGGTTTCGCTGTGCGGCAGGACAGGATCTCGAAACGGCCCTGCGGATCTGTAACCAAGGGCGTGCCATCGCCGAGAGCCTGGAGAAGACCAACCAGGAGTTCGTAGGGGATCTCGGCTTCAGGCTCCGGATGGCGGACACCGATCTCGGCCTCAAGTTCACCCGGGCGATGAAACAGACGATCGAGATCCTGATCGACCAGGCCCGGGGTCGCCTGCATAGGGACAGGGACCCTGACGACTGGCAGACAGCGCCGCCGATCATGTTCGACGGAACCTCCGTGGATCCGGCGACGCTCGACGGACTGGAGGAACTCAAGCAGAGCATGGAGGAGGGCGACAAGATCCACGTCTATACCGACAACCGCCTGCTTCCACCGCGCCTCGAAGAACTCGTGCGGTTCATCCGATCGGAGCCGGCGATCGGGTTCGGGATGCTCGCGGCTCCGCCGAACGAGAGACTCGGAGCCTGTCTCCGGGCCCTGCCCAGCGTCGCGGAGGCCCTCCAGGCCAACGTCGTCGACAGCTCGGGCCAGGAACAGCTTGACGATTTCCTCGCGATCCACGGATACCTCTCGCGCCTGGATCCGGACGACCGGGCGCACTGGGGATCCTTCAAGCTGGCGGTGGGCGCCCTCGGCATGCTCGGCGGGTCGGCCGTGAGGCTCGGGGCGCAGTCCGAGATCTTCCGTGCCATCGTTCCCGGAATTCTCCGCTACACGTATCTGGCCGGTGACCATCTGGCCGGGCTCACCACCGGATGGTTCATCAAGAGCGTGTGGGACGCTTTCGATCCCGATGATCCGAACTCCATCGGTCCCGATGATCCCGACTTCATCGCGCTGAACGATCGGTTCGCCGGGAACGTGTACGTCTCCGGTGATCACGGGCGTGCCCTGGCCCTCTGGAAGGACGTGGTCCACCGGCGCGAACGGGTGCTCGGGCCGGATCATCAGCGCACCATCGTCGCCACCGGCAACCTCGCCGGCTGCCTCGTCGCGTTCGACGAATTCGATCAGGCGGAGGATCTCTACGAGTCGGCCATCGAACGGGGCAGACGAGTCCTGGAGCTAGATCATCCCGACGTACTGCGGTTGCGGAGCAACCAGGCCGGGCTGCTTTTCAGACGCGGACGATACGACGAGGCGCTGCTGCGGCAGCAGGACCTGTTGCAGAGATACAAGAACATCCTCGGCGCCGACCACCAGGAATCACTCGGCGCCGCGGGCGATCTGGCCCTCACCTTGCTGGAGCTCAAGCGATACGCACATGCGCAGGTTCTGGCAGAGGACACCCTGGAGCGGGCCCAGCGGATATTCGGGGTGGACGATCCGCGAACGCGGCGATACGAGGCGCGCCTCGAACAGATCAATGAAGCACTCGAAGCCTACGAGGACGACGCGGAAGACGAGGACGACGAGGACTGA
- a CDS encoding isoprenyl transferase, producing MAVRGFLGRQRREYKTPEPHPSGARAPKLPGELIPRHVAIVMDGNGRWAKERGLPRTEGHKVGAERVLDVLQGSIEMGVGAISLYAFSTENWKRSPDEVRFLMNFNRDFIRKSRDQLDELGVRVRWVGRMPKLWKSVAKELQIAQEQTKDNDKLTLYFCMNYGGRAEIADAAQALAEDVKAGRLDPSKVNEKTFAKYMYYPDMPDVDLFLRPSGEQRTSNYLLWQSAYAEMVFQDVLWPDFDRRDLWRACMEFASRDRRFGGAIPNEELLAMKGRQEPPSPSGGV from the coding sequence ATGGCCGTACGCGGGTTCCTGGGGCGCCAACGCCGCGAGTACAAGACGCCGGAGCCGCACCCGTCCGGTGCCCGCGCGCCGAAGCTCCCGGGCGAGCTGATCCCCCGCCATGTGGCGATCGTCATGGACGGGAACGGACGCTGGGCCAAGGAGCGCGGGCTGCCGCGCACGGAAGGCCACAAGGTCGGTGCCGAGCGTGTGCTCGACGTGCTGCAGGGCTCGATCGAGATGGGCGTCGGAGCGATCTCGCTCTACGCCTTCTCCACCGAGAACTGGAAGCGCTCGCCCGACGAGGTGCGCTTCCTGATGAACTTCAACCGCGACTTCATCCGCAAGTCCCGCGACCAGCTCGACGAACTGGGCGTGCGGGTGCGCTGGGTGGGGCGGATGCCCAAGCTGTGGAAGTCGGTCGCCAAGGAGCTCCAGATCGCCCAGGAGCAGACCAAGGACAACGACAAGCTGACCCTGTACTTCTGCATGAACTACGGCGGGCGGGCCGAGATCGCCGACGCCGCGCAGGCGCTGGCGGAGGATGTGAAGGCCGGGCGGCTCGACCCGTCCAAGGTCAACGAGAAGACCTTCGCGAAGTACATGTACTACCCGGACATGCCGGACGTGGACCTCTTCCTGCGGCCCAGCGGCGAGCAGCGCACCTCCAACTACCTGCTCTGGCAGAGCGCCTACGCCGAGATGGTCTTCCAGGACGTCCTCTGGCCGGACTTCGACCGGCGTGACCTGTGGCGCGCGTGCATGGAGTTCGCCTCGCGCGACCGGCGGTTCGGCGGGGCGATTCCCAACGAAGAGCTGCTGGCGATGAAGGGACGGCAGGAACCACCCAGCCCGTCTGGGGGAGTTTGA
- the recO gene encoding DNA repair protein RecO translates to MSLFRDDGIVLRTQKLGEADRIITLLTRGHGRVRAVARGVRRTKSKFGARLEPFSHVDVQFFARGSELVGRGLPLCTQSETIAPYGGGIVSDYARYTAGTAMLETAERFTDHEGEPAVQQYLLLVGALRTLARGEHAPHLVLDAFLLRSLAVNGYAPSFGDCAKCGLPGPNRFFSVASGGSVCGDCRVGGSVVPSPQTLELLGALLTGDWETADACEPRYVREGSGLVSAYLHWHLERGLRSLRYVEK, encoded by the coding sequence ATGAGTCTCTTCCGGGACGACGGCATCGTCTTGCGGACGCAAAAGCTCGGGGAAGCCGACCGCATCATCACCCTGCTCACCCGCGGTCACGGGCGGGTACGCGCCGTGGCCCGGGGGGTGCGGCGGACGAAGTCGAAGTTCGGGGCGCGGCTCGAACCCTTCTCCCATGTGGATGTGCAGTTCTTCGCGCGGGGGAGCGAGCTGGTCGGGCGCGGGCTGCCGCTTTGCACGCAGAGTGAGACCATCGCTCCGTACGGTGGCGGGATCGTGAGCGACTACGCCCGCTACACCGCCGGGACGGCCATGCTGGAGACCGCCGAGCGCTTCACCGACCACGAGGGTGAGCCGGCGGTCCAGCAGTATCTGCTGCTCGTCGGCGCCCTGCGCACGCTCGCCCGGGGCGAGCACGCCCCCCATCTCGTCCTGGACGCCTTCCTGCTCCGCTCGCTCGCCGTCAACGGGTACGCGCCCAGCTTCGGCGACTGCGCGAAGTGCGGGCTGCCCGGGCCGAACCGGTTCTTCTCCGTGGCCTCCGGAGGCTCCGTCTGCGGCGACTGCCGGGTGGGCGGGAGCGTCGTACCCTCGCCGCAGACCCTGGAACTCCTCGGCGCGCTGCTTACGGGAGACTGGGAGACCGCGGACGCGTGCGAGCCGCGGTATGTGCGGGAGGGCAGCGGGCTGGTCTCCGCCTACCTGCACTGGCACCTGGAGCGCGGACTGCGCTCACTCAGGTACGTAGAGAAGTAG
- a CDS encoding helix-turn-helix transcriptional regulator — MANGSRQAAWEFFGTELKRHREDRGLTQVELGARVFVSGAYIGQFEQAIRKPQLDIAQRIDEVLQTDGIFERLCRKLIDDKRYADYFARAAELERLATKICTFAPTLVPGLLQTAAYTRAVTLASNPFATDSHIEEKIAARIERAQILAAATGPVYWAILHEHVLRIPVGSAGEMAQQLDHIAALVRQRKVLVQVLPTSVGAYPLMGRMVQLMEFEDAPPTAYTEAVYSGNLLDDPALVKRVQGAYDLLRAAALPPEASLALIESVAEDHRRCASMT; from the coding sequence GTGGCCAACGGTTCACGTCAGGCGGCATGGGAGTTCTTCGGCACGGAACTGAAGAGGCACCGGGAGGACAGGGGGCTCACTCAGGTCGAGTTGGGGGCGCGCGTCTTCGTCTCGGGCGCCTATATCGGCCAGTTCGAGCAGGCGATTCGAAAGCCGCAGTTGGATATCGCCCAGCGGATTGATGAGGTGCTGCAAACCGACGGTATTTTCGAGCGGTTGTGCCGGAAGCTGATTGACGACAAGCGGTACGCGGATTACTTCGCGAGGGCGGCGGAGCTGGAGCGTCTGGCGACGAAGATCTGCACGTTCGCGCCGACGCTCGTGCCGGGCCTCCTGCAGACCGCCGCGTACACGCGGGCAGTGACGCTGGCGAGCAACCCCTTCGCCACCGACTCTCACATTGAGGAGAAGATCGCGGCGCGCATCGAGCGGGCGCAGATCCTGGCCGCCGCTACAGGGCCCGTGTATTGGGCGATCCTGCACGAACACGTGCTGCGCATTCCGGTCGGCAGCGCAGGCGAGATGGCCCAGCAGTTGGACCACATCGCAGCGCTGGTACGGCAGCGGAAGGTCCTGGTCCAGGTGCTCCCGACCTCTGTTGGTGCGTACCCCCTCATGGGCCGGATGGTGCAGCTCATGGAGTTCGAGGACGCACCGCCAACCGCCTATACAGAGGCCGTGTATTCGGGGAACCTGCTGGACGATCCGGCCCTAGTGAAGCGCGTACAGGGGGCATACGATCTGCTCAGGGCCGCCGCGCTGCCGCCGGAGGCGTCCCTGGCCCTGATCGAATCGGTGGCGGAGGATCACAGACGATGCGCGAGTATGACCTGA
- a CDS encoding DUF397 domain-containing protein has product MREYDLSNARWRKSTYSDDNGGECVEVAHDFPGAARWRKSTYSDGNGGSCVEVADGVPGVVPVRDSKVPEGGPVLLIGSAAWTEFIRAVAR; this is encoded by the coding sequence ATGCGCGAGTATGACCTGAGCAACGCACGCTGGCGCAAAAGCACATACAGCGACGACAACGGCGGCGAGTGCGTCGAGGTCGCGCACGATTTCCCCGGCGCCGCCCGCTGGCGCAAAAGCACGTACAGCGACGGCAACGGCGGCAGCTGCGTCGAGGTAGCCGACGGAGTCCCCGGTGTCGTCCCCGTCCGTGACAGCAAAGTCCCCGAGGGCGGCCCCGTCCTCCTGATCGGCTCGGCTGCCTGGACGGAGTTCATCCGCGCCGTGGCGAGGTGA
- a CDS encoding iron ABC transporter permease, translated as MRRIPVVPLALGLGLLLALSLLCGVGLGAAGLGWADVFRFLWAGTGGGTVNADDVAAYTIVWEIRLPRVVLAAVVGAGLAAVGVAVQAMVRNALADPFVLGISSGAAVGANAVILLGAFAGLGMWALSISAFGSALAAMAIVYAVARSGTHGLTPLRLILTGTALAYGFEAVTTVMVFGAARGEAARSAMMWLLGSLGGATWEKVPIAAVTVAAGWAWLARRAESLNALAMGDETATALGVQPARLRRELFLVTAAVTGTVVAVSGAIGFVGLMVPHVVRMLVGADHRRVLVVAPLAGAVLLVWADVLSRLLLAPAELPVGVITAVVGVPAFLLLMRRGGYAFGGR; from the coding sequence GTGCGCCGAATACCCGTCGTGCCGCTGGCTCTTGGGCTGGGGCTGCTGCTCGCCCTGTCCTTGCTGTGCGGGGTGGGCCTCGGCGCCGCCGGGCTCGGCTGGGCCGACGTCTTCCGGTTCCTGTGGGCGGGGACCGGTGGCGGGACCGTCAACGCCGATGACGTCGCCGCGTACACCATCGTCTGGGAGATCCGGCTGCCCCGCGTCGTCCTCGCCGCCGTCGTCGGGGCCGGGCTCGCCGCCGTCGGGGTCGCCGTGCAGGCCATGGTGCGTAACGCCCTTGCGGATCCGTTCGTGCTGGGGATTTCGTCCGGTGCCGCTGTGGGGGCCAATGCCGTCATCCTGCTGGGTGCCTTCGCGGGGCTCGGGATGTGGGCTCTGTCCATATCCGCATTCGGGTCCGCGCTCGCCGCCATGGCGATCGTGTACGCCGTTGCCCGGTCCGGAACGCACGGGCTCACCCCGCTGCGGCTGATCCTGACCGGGACGGCTCTGGCGTACGGCTTCGAGGCCGTGACCACGGTGATGGTCTTCGGCGCCGCCCGCGGCGAGGCCGCCAGGTCCGCGATGATGTGGCTGCTCGGGAGTCTGGGCGGGGCGACCTGGGAGAAGGTGCCGATCGCCGCCGTGACCGTAGCGGCCGGGTGGGCATGGCTTGCCCGCCGCGCGGAGTCGCTGAACGCCCTGGCCATGGGCGACGAGACCGCCACGGCGCTCGGTGTACAACCGGCCCGGCTGCGGCGGGAGTTGTTCCTCGTCACCGCCGCCGTGACCGGGACCGTCGTCGCCGTCAGCGGGGCCATCGGGTTCGTCGGTCTGATGGTGCCGCACGTCGTACGGATGCTCGTCGGTGCCGATCACCGGCGCGTGCTGGTCGTGGCTCCCCTCGCCGGGGCCGTCCTGCTCGTTTGGGCGGATGTGCTGTCGCGGTTGTTGCTCGCCCCGGCCGAACTGCCGGTCGGGGTCATCACCGCCGTCGTCGGGGTGCCCGCCTTCCTGCTGCTGATGCGGCGTGGCGGCTACGCATTCGGAGGTCGTTGA
- a CDS encoding ABC transporter ATP-binding protein: MRLDVEDVSVAAGAVRLVDDLRLSVDSGAFVGLVGPNGSGKSTLLRCVYRALRPSGGAVRLDGDDVHAMNPRAVARVLAALPQESSSEFDFTVAEVVGMGRLPHHGRTAADDRTICAEAMDLTGVTQLAGRGFLSLSGGEKQRVLIARALAQQPRVLVLDEPTNHLDIAHQLEVLSLVRASGLTALAALHDLNLAAAHCDLLYVIQDGRIVASGVPHDVLRPALLAEVFGVRAHPVRHPETGAVQLLFDLLPPPD; encoded by the coding sequence ATGCGGCTCGACGTCGAGGACGTGTCCGTCGCCGCCGGTGCGGTCCGGCTGGTCGACGATCTGCGGCTCAGCGTGGACAGCGGGGCGTTCGTGGGGCTCGTCGGGCCCAACGGGAGTGGAAAGTCGACCCTGTTGCGGTGCGTGTACCGGGCCCTGCGGCCGAGCGGCGGTGCCGTGCGGCTCGACGGTGACGACGTGCACGCGATGAATCCGCGGGCCGTCGCGCGGGTGCTGGCCGCGCTGCCGCAGGAGTCGTCGTCCGAGTTCGACTTCACCGTCGCCGAGGTCGTCGGGATGGGACGGCTGCCGCATCACGGACGGACGGCCGCCGACGACCGGACCATCTGCGCCGAGGCCATGGATCTGACCGGGGTCACCCAGCTCGCCGGCCGCGGGTTCCTGTCCCTCTCCGGCGGTGAGAAGCAGCGCGTCCTCATCGCCCGGGCCCTCGCCCAGCAGCCCCGTGTCCTCGTCCTCGACGAACCCACCAACCACCTCGACATCGCACACCAGTTGGAGGTGCTGTCCCTGGTCCGGGCGAGCGGCCTGACCGCGCTCGCCGCGCTGCACGACCTCAACCTCGCCGCCGCACACTGCGATCTGCTGTACGTGATTCAGGACGGTCGGATCGTCGCGTCCGGCGTGCCACATGACGTACTCCGACCCGCCCTGCTCGCCGAGGTGTTCGGCGTACGCGCCCATCCCGTACGGCATCCGGAGACGGGCGCCGTGCAGTTGCTCTTCGACCTTCTCCCGCCGCCGGATTAA
- a CDS encoding ABC transporter substrate-binding protein, whose translation MRMPVVAVAVCLAVLSAGCGAEVAPSPDSKAASSVTLTNCGHKVTYDKVPERVVTNDVGITELMFALGLEDRMAGFAMPDDKGDLDGVPWKDGYDKVKWLSKDQLTKENVLDARADWVFAGWNYGFREDSDFTPDALTKLGIPSYILTESCRNGRTETSRGIMPPLDALYEDLTNLGKLFGVEKRAVALIADFKREVAEVKAKAPSDSPKVFLYDSGEDQPFTSGRYAAPDQIISEAGGNNVMHDLKDSWTTVGWETVVERNPDVIVICDYGDVSAEQKKKFLLSYAPLRNVSAIKHKRIFTLDYVDLVESPRNPSAIARLGKYLRTTTP comes from the coding sequence ATGCGTATGCCAGTTGTCGCCGTCGCCGTCTGCCTGGCCGTGCTCAGCGCGGGCTGCGGTGCCGAGGTCGCGCCCTCGCCGGACTCGAAGGCCGCGTCGTCCGTCACCCTCACCAACTGCGGGCACAAGGTGACGTACGACAAGGTCCCGGAGCGGGTCGTCACCAACGATGTCGGGATCACCGAGCTGATGTTCGCGCTCGGGCTCGAGGATCGGATGGCCGGGTTCGCGATGCCCGACGACAAGGGGGACCTGGACGGGGTTCCGTGGAAGGACGGCTACGACAAGGTGAAGTGGCTGTCGAAGGACCAGCTCACCAAGGAGAACGTCCTCGACGCCCGCGCCGACTGGGTCTTCGCCGGCTGGAACTACGGCTTCCGCGAGGACAGCGACTTCACCCCGGACGCACTGACCAAGCTCGGCATCCCCTCGTACATCCTCACCGAGTCCTGCCGCAACGGCCGTACGGAGACCTCGCGGGGCATCATGCCGCCGCTGGACGCGCTGTACGAGGACCTCACCAACCTGGGCAAGCTGTTCGGCGTGGAGAAGCGGGCGGTGGCGCTGATCGCCGACTTCAAGCGCGAGGTGGCGGAGGTGAAGGCGAAGGCACCGTCCGACTCCCCCAAGGTCTTCCTCTACGACAGCGGCGAGGACCAGCCCTTCACCTCCGGCCGCTACGCCGCGCCCGACCAGATCATCAGCGAGGCCGGCGGGAACAACGTGATGCACGACCTGAAGGACTCCTGGACGACCGTCGGCTGGGAGACCGTCGTGGAACGCAACCCCGACGTGATCGTCATCTGCGACTACGGGGACGTCAGCGCGGAGCAGAAGAAGAAGTTCCTGCTGTCTTATGCCCCGCTGCGGAACGTGTCGGCCATCAAGCACAAGCGGATCTTCACCCTGGACTATGTCGACCTGGTGGAGAGCCCGCGGAACCCGTCTGCGATCGCCCGCCTCGGGAAGTACCTGCGGACGACGACGCCCTGA